A stretch of the Paenibacillus dendritiformis genome encodes the following:
- a CDS encoding helix-turn-helix transcriptional regulator, which produces MNTPSADRIKIAPGFWTSLRGIGVEPIDVARQARLPLTVITEPLVTTAQYYSIWQAYSELVGDIATGIVKLATAYETAQYPPAAVATFHARDYRDALNRMARYKQMCPPENLRIQEEGEQCSIELEWQHAELPGPQVLVGITLAYLLELGRRGTGRHLKAHSVEFIHPMGDVQTLESYFGCRVRMGTGRNRLMLNRDDLDRPFTSYNEELLEILAPALDRTLEERQSQLTVSAKVQSILTRCLTRGRIDIHTVASELGMSERTLQRRLTEEGASFKKLLAKTRREMAVAYLADPALGIKEVAFLVGYEDHNSFYRAFRSWKGETPANWRVAQENWRSVLVTE; this is translated from the coding sequence ATGAATACTCCTTCCGCAGACCGTATCAAGATCGCGCCAGGTTTCTGGACTAGCCTGAGGGGGATAGGGGTAGAACCCATTGATGTAGCGCGCCAAGCACGTCTACCGCTAACCGTCATCACCGAACCGTTAGTCACGACCGCACAATATTATTCGATCTGGCAAGCCTATTCCGAACTAGTCGGGGATATCGCTACGGGAATTGTTAAGCTTGCGACAGCGTACGAGACAGCTCAGTATCCGCCGGCTGCTGTGGCGACCTTTCACGCTCGCGACTACCGGGACGCGCTGAACCGAATGGCGCGCTATAAGCAAATGTGCCCTCCGGAAAACTTGAGGATTCAGGAAGAAGGCGAGCAATGCTCTATTGAATTGGAGTGGCAGCATGCCGAGCTACCCGGACCGCAGGTGCTTGTCGGCATTACGCTCGCCTACCTGCTGGAGTTAGGGCGCCGGGGAACCGGCCGTCATCTGAAGGCACATTCCGTCGAATTCATACACCCCATGGGAGACGTTCAAACCCTTGAAAGTTATTTCGGTTGCCGCGTTCGGATGGGGACGGGACGCAATCGGCTAATGCTGAATCGCGACGATCTGGACCGCCCCTTCACGTCGTACAACGAAGAACTTCTCGAGATTCTGGCTCCCGCCTTGGATCGTACGCTGGAAGAACGACAGAGCCAGCTCACCGTGAGCGCTAAGGTGCAGTCGATCTTGACCCGATGCCTAACTCGAGGGCGAATCGACATTCACACCGTAGCCTCTGAGTTGGGGATGAGCGAGCGCACCTTGCAGCGCAGGCTGACGGAAGAAGGCGCAAGCTTTAAGAAGTTGCTGGCGAAAACTAGGCGGGAGATGGCCGTCGCTTACTTGGCAGACCCTGCGCTGGGGATCAAAGAGGTCGCTTTTCTCGTCGGCTACGAGGACCATAATTCGTTTTATCGCGCGTTCCGCTCATGGAAAGGGGAGACTCCCGCCAATTGGCGCGTCGCGCAAGAGAATTGGCGTTCCGTGCTAGTTACCGAGTAG
- a CDS encoding SDR family NAD(P)-dependent oxidoreductase: MDMGLKNKTALVTGSTKGIGKAIALELAREGVHVLINGRNNDEVERTVGEIQAAFPETEPRNATADLVDSRQREALFANFPHVDILVNSMGIYEIMSYDDVDDAVWEKYFRTNFLAANDLTKFYLPSMLSREYGRIIFIASEEAVMPSGQMPQYGVTKSMLLSLSKSLSKLTRGAEVTVNTILPGPTLSENVRQIIESIYSNEEMTFEAKEKDFMTKNLPQSEIQRFIRPVEIGRLTAFICSPMASAFKGSPIRIDGGMVPTIF, encoded by the coding sequence ATGGATATGGGATTGAAGAATAAGACGGCTCTAGTAACGGGATCAACTAAAGGCATAGGAAAAGCGATTGCTCTTGAACTTGCCAGGGAAGGCGTTCATGTTCTCATAAATGGTCGGAACAACGATGAGGTAGAGCGCACGGTAGGTGAGATCCAGGCGGCGTTCCCGGAAACGGAACCTCGAAATGCAACGGCCGATCTCGTCGATTCGCGACAAAGAGAAGCTTTATTTGCGAATTTCCCCCACGTCGATATCCTCGTCAATAGCATGGGCATCTATGAAATCATGTCCTATGACGACGTAGACGATGCCGTATGGGAGAAGTACTTCCGCACGAACTTTCTCGCCGCCAACGACTTAACCAAGTTTTATCTGCCTTCCATGTTGAGTCGCGAATACGGCCGTATTATCTTCATCGCGAGTGAGGAAGCCGTCATGCCTTCCGGACAGATGCCTCAATACGGCGTGACCAAATCCATGCTGTTGTCATTGTCCAAGAGCTTGTCCAAGTTGACCCGCGGCGCCGAAGTTACAGTGAACACGATCCTGCCGGGACCGACCCTCTCCGAGAACGTGCGGCAGATCATCGAAAGCATTTATTCGAACGAAGAGATGACCTTCGAGGCTAAAGAGAAAGACTTTATGACGAAGAACCTGCCTCAATCCGAAATCCAACGGTTTATCAGACCTGTGGAGATCGGCCGATTGACTGCTTTCATTTGCAGCCCGATGGCCTCCGCCTTCAAAGGATCACCGATCCGCATAGATGGGGGAATGGTACCGACAATATTTTAA
- a CDS encoding helix-turn-helix domain-containing protein, protein MAIIINLDVMLARRKMSVTELSEKVGITMANLSILKNGKAKAVRFSTLEKICEVLDCQPGDILEYVKEDPSGT, encoded by the coding sequence ATGGCGATCATCATCAATCTCGATGTTATGTTGGCAAGACGAAAAATGAGCGTCACCGAGCTGTCGGAGAAGGTCGGAATTACGATGGCGAACCTGTCCATCCTGAAAAATGGCAAAGCAAAGGCGGTCCGCTTTTCCACCTTGGAGAAAATATGCGAAGTGCTGGACTGCCAGCCAGGCGATATATTGGAATATGTGAAAGAGGATCCGTCCGGAACGTGA
- a CDS encoding DUF2975 domain-containing protein — translation MLRSKTAFLKLAIAMIGLAALILSLFWLPGFVTSHAAKNPDYVPLKYPALIVVYTTAIPFYIALYQSLKLLSYIERNHAFSESAAASLKHIKQCAVVIAIFYVLSGVFLGMQGVLFTSIAVIGGVIIFAASTVAIFAAVLQELLTRALEIKSENDLTV, via the coding sequence ATGCTGCGAAGTAAAACTGCCTTCCTCAAGCTGGCGATCGCCATGATTGGGCTTGCGGCTTTGATTCTGTCTCTGTTCTGGCTGCCCGGATTCGTGACAAGCCATGCGGCGAAGAACCCCGATTATGTCCCTTTGAAATATCCGGCGCTCATCGTTGTATATACGACGGCAATACCGTTTTACATTGCTCTCTATCAATCCCTGAAGCTGCTCAGCTATATCGAACGGAACCATGCTTTTTCCGAAAGCGCGGCAGCATCGTTGAAGCATATCAAGCAGTGCGCCGTCGTGATCGCGATCTTCTATGTGTTAAGCGGGGTATTCCTTGGGATGCAGGGCGTCCTGTTTACTTCCATCGCCGTGATAGGGGGAGTCATCATTTTTGCCGCTTCCACGGTAGCGATTTTTGCGGCAGTGCTTCAAGAGCTGCTGACCCGCGCACTTGAAATCAAATCCGAAAACGATTTGACAGTCTGA
- a CDS encoding DUF817 domain-containing protein: MAFKLKSFVEFGWQQALSCLFPAIIFGALALTRAIEIPYIPAYDFMLLVCIAVQTIMLRSGLETIDELKVICVFHLIGLALEIFKVHMGSWAYPLDGWTKVFGVPLYSGFMYASVASYLCQAWRRLQVKLHRYPKAWCTVPLGATIYLNFMTHHFISDLRWVLTLLLFAVFFRSYVEYTVLGVTRRMPLVLSFALIGFFIWVAENIGTFLGAWRYPHQANGWHLVQWGKFSSWFLLVIVSFMIVAQLKHVKEGRSQSKERTLPMH; this comes from the coding sequence ATGGCTTTCAAGCTGAAATCATTTGTCGAGTTCGGGTGGCAGCAGGCGCTGTCCTGCCTGTTCCCGGCCATTATTTTCGGGGCGCTGGCGCTGACGCGGGCGATCGAGATCCCGTACATTCCCGCTTATGACTTTATGCTTCTGGTCTGTATCGCGGTTCAAACCATCATGCTCCGTTCCGGTCTGGAAACGATCGATGAGCTAAAGGTCATTTGCGTGTTCCATCTGATCGGGCTTGCGCTTGAAATTTTCAAGGTACACATGGGATCATGGGCCTACCCCCTCGACGGATGGACCAAGGTGTTCGGCGTGCCGCTCTACAGCGGATTTATGTATGCAAGTGTAGCCAGTTACTTATGTCAGGCGTGGCGCCGCCTGCAGGTGAAGCTGCACCGGTATCCGAAAGCGTGGTGCACGGTCCCGCTCGGCGCGACGATTTACCTTAATTTTATGACCCACCATTTCATATCCGATCTGCGCTGGGTGTTGACCCTTCTGCTGTTCGCCGTCTTCTTTCGGTCGTATGTCGAGTATACGGTGCTGGGCGTGACGCGGCGCATGCCGCTCGTGCTCTCGTTTGCGTTGATCGGTTTCTTTATTTGGGTAGCGGAAAATATCGGAACCTTCCTGGGCGCTTGGCGCTATCCGCATCAAGCCAATGGTTGGCATCTCGTTCAGTGGGGAAAATTCAGCTCGTGGTTCTTGCTGGTCATCGTGTCGTTCATGATCGTCGCCCAGTTGAAGCATGTGAAGGAAGGGCGCTCCCAGAGCAAGGAACGTACGCTTCCTATGCACTAA